CGAGTTGGGCCAGTGTTGTGAGTGGGGGTCTGTTTCTGTCTCCTTGGCTGGGCCAACAGGTCAGGAGGGTGGTAGCCCGCTCCTGGAGTGTGAGCTTGCGGGTCTGTGTGCTGTGCATCTCCCAGGGGGTCTGCCCACACCCCACTTGTGCTGAAGCCTGCTGTGAACTGGGCCCTGCCCTCGCGATATGAAGTCTGGGGGAGTCACACAGAGCAAGGAGGATACTTGCATTTGTGTCTGGGCCCCATgggccctgggtggggtccttggAAGGATGGTAACAGTCCCCAGAAGCGGAGATGCTGGGCGAGGGCATCCGCACAGACTGGCATCTGGGTGTGTGGCCGGATGCCCCATGTGACCCACACCCCGGACAAACTGGGGGCCTTAGTCCAGAGCCCAGCGGTGGGAGCAGGCCCCAGTGTGGCTGCCTCACAGCTGTGTCTGCCTGCAGGGTTGTAAAAGAGGAGATCTCTGACGATAATGCCAAGCTACCCTGCTTCAACGGCCGTGTGGTCTCCTGGGTGAGTCCATGGGATGCTGGCGGAGGGCCCTGGGCTGGTGGGAGTGGAAGAAGGTACTGCCCGTGCCCAGTGCTCTGCTGGGGTCGCCTGGACGCTGGTTCCTGAACCCTGCTCTTGTCCACAGCTGGTCCTGGCTGAGGGCGCGCACTCGGATGCAGGGTCTCAGGGCACTGATGGGCACACAGACCTGCCCCCGCCTCTTGAGCGGACAGGCGGCATCGGGGACTCCCGGCCTCCCTCCTTCCAGTAAGGATTCTGGGGGGCTGTGCTGAGCCCAGTGGAGCTGAAGGGCTTGCGTCCTGCCAGCCTGTTGGAAATGGGGAGGGGCATCTGAACAGGGACCCATGGTCAGTAGGTGCTGGTCAGCAGAGGAGGGGCAAGTGGAGAGGCCCAGAGTGGGCCGGTGGGTAGATGGGGGCTCTGTTGGAATCGAGGTCCCACTGGACGTTGGGAGGAGAGGAGCTGAGAGGGTGTTTGAGGCATGAGTGGCCTGGccgccccagcccagccctcctcGGCACAGCCCGAATGTGGCCGGCAGCCGTGATGGGATGGACAACGAGACTGGCACGGAGTCACTGGTCAGCCACCGGCGGGAGCGAGCCCGACGCCGGAACCGTGAAGAGGGTAATGAGGCCATGCCCTTGACCTCCCTGGGGCCCCCGTGGGCACCCCAAGCCCCTCCTGGCCCCCCTTCCAGTGGGGGGTCCCTTGGCAGAGTTCCAGATCCAAATACCCTGGACCCTAGTGACCCCTCAGCAGCCCTGCAGTCACCCTGCCAGCTCCCAGGTGAAAGAGTGCTTGAGGTTGCAGGGGCCTCCCATGACTTCCAGGGGATCCCATGGCCAGCCCCCATCCCTGCTGTCCCCACAGCAGCCCGGACCAATGGGCACCCAAGAGGAGACCGGCGGCGGGAACTGGGGCTGCCCCCTGACAGTGCGTCCACCGTGCTGAGCAGTGAACTTGAGTCCAGCAGCTTCATCGACTCGGATGAAGATGACAACACAAGCAggtgggtgagggtgagggtgcaAGGTGCGGCAGGATGTGTGCCCTGGaccacacatatatgtatgcatgggCATGTGCACCTGGGCAGGAGACCCTGCTGGCTGCTCACTGTCTGCAGGGTGGGGATGGTTTCCCCAGGTTCAGCCTTGCCTCTGCCCCTTTGAGTTCAACTATATGGGGGGTGGCCAGACCCTGACTCTGGGGCCCCCCCCAGGCTGAGCAGCTCCACGGAGCAGAGCACCTCCTCCAGGCTCATCCGGAAACACAAGCGTCGGCGGCGGAAACAGCGCCTGCGGCAGACAGACCGGGTAGGTGTGGACTGCGCAGGTGTGGGCCAGGCAGGTGTGAATATTGCAGGTGTGCGCCAGGCAGGTGTGAACTGGGCAGGTGTGAACCAGGTAGTTCCAGACCAGTCAGATTAGGGCCAGGCAGGTGTGAATCTTGCAGGTGTGGGCTGGCAGGTGTGAACCAGTCAGGTGTGGACTGAGCAGCTGTGGACTGGACAGGTGTAGGCTGGGGCAGGCAGATGAGTCCCACTCACAGCCCCTCACCTGGTGTCCCCTGCAGGCCTCCTCTTTCAGCAGCATCACGGACTCCACCATGTCCCTCAACATCATCACCGTCACACTCAACATGGGTGAGGCCTCTGTGGGGTGCTGGGCAGGGCACAGTGGTGGTGGGGGCACACCTGCTCACCACCCCCCTGCCCCTCAGAGAGGCATCACTTCCTGGGCATCAGCATTGTTGGCCAGAGCAATGACCGGGGCGACGGTGGCATCTACATCGGCTCCATCATGAAGGGTGGAGCTGTTGCTGCTGATGGCCGCATCGAGCCGGGTGACATGCTGCTGCAGGTGCGGGCCGGGAGAGCTTCTGGGGGGGTGGGAAGAGCAGCACCCCCACCCACCATGCTGACCTCTTGCCCCCAGGTGAACGATGTCAACTTCGAGAACATGAGCAACGATGATGCTGTGCGGGTCCTGCGGGAGATCGTGTCCCAGACGGGGTGAGGCATGTGGGGGTGAGGCGTGTAGGGGTGGGacagcggaggggagggggctgcctGGGTCATCTTGTGACCCGCCCACCCCGCAGGCCCATCAGCCTTACGGTGGCCAAGTGCTGGGACCCAACGCCCCGCAGCTACTTCACCATCCCGAGGGGTGAGTGACCCCCTGGGgccggcggggtgggggtggggcacctAGCCCAGCCTGAAGGGCCTCTTCTCTGTCCTGTGTTCCACTTCCCCCCACACCGTCCATCTGTCCGTCTGTTGCCATGCTATGGCTGCCCAGCGGATCCAGTTCGGCCCATCGACCCAGCCGCCTGGCTGTCCCACACGGCAGCGTTGACGGGAGCCCTGCCCCGCTATGGTACGAGCCCCTGCTCCAGCGCCGTCACGCGCACCAGCTCCTCCTCACTAACCAGCTCTGTGCCTGGCGCTCCGCGTAAGTGGCAGCTCATAAGGTTGGGAACCGAGGCCCTGGCCAGGCACTCACTGGGTGCGGTTGCCACGCCAGCCTTGAGTGTTCACGGTGCTGCCGGGTCCTCATGATCGGATGCGGGGGTGCCtgctcctgccctcctccctgctCTCTGTCCCAGCAGTGGGAGTGGGAGATGCCTGGAGGGGCTCGGCGAGCCCTGGGGTCTGTGTGGcgggggcagggagaggcaggTGCCTGTGTGGGGCACTCACCCTGCTTTCCTGCCACTAACATGACTAACAGCCCCAGCTCGCAGGGGAGGGGGTAGAGGACGCCCGATATCGGCCCCTGGGGCTCTGGTCTGCAGGGCCAGGGGGCCTTTCCCTGGTCGGACAGGGTGGGAGATGAAGGTCCAAACGCCTCCCGCCCAGTGCCTGCTCACTGACTCTGCGGGGCCACTCAGCGCTGTCCCTGAGCCCCACAGTTGCTCGGCCAGCAGAGCCTGGCCTCTGAAGTGGGGAAGCAGGCCAGGCCTGGGGTCTGTTTTGGCCCTGTGCCACCCGTCAGCCACTCGGGCTGAGGAGGGGGGCCGTGCCTTGCAGAGCTGGAGGAGGCGCCGCTGACGGTGAAGAGCGACATGGGTGCTGTCGTCCGGGTCATGCAGCTGCCGGACTCGGGCTTGGAGATCCGGGACCGCATGTGGCTCAAGATCACCATCGCCAACGCTGTCATCGGTGAGGGTCCTGcacccgggggtgggggtggggccgggTCCCTGCCCGACTGTTGCCCGCTGCCACGCAGGCGCAGATGTGGTGGACTGGCTGTGCACCTGGAGGGCTTCCGCAAgtggtgggcggggcggggggtttgggggggagttggggagggtgttgggggtggggggtgggaccGGGTCCCTGCCTCTGACTGCCGCCTGCTGCCACCCAGGGGCAGATGTGGTGGACTGGCTGTACGCGCACCTGGAGGGCTTCCGTGAGCGGCGGGAGGCGCGCAAGTACGCCAGCAGCATGCTGAAGCGTGGCTTCCTGCGGCACACGGTCAACAAGGTCACCTTCTCAGAGCAGTGCTACTACGTCTTCGGGGACCTGTGCAGCAGTGAGTGGGGCTGCGGAGCGGAGTCCCCGAGGGAAggccaccctccccaccctcacccgcactccctctgccctcccctctcGCAGATCTTGCCGCCCTGAACCTCAACAGCGGCTCCAGTGGGGCCTCCGATCAGGACACGCTGGCCCCGCTGCCCCACCCGGCTGCCCCCTGGCCCCTGGGTCAGGGCTACCCCTACCAGTACCCGGGACCCCCGCCCTGCTTCCCGCCCGCATATCAGGACCCTGGCTTCGGCTACGGCAGCGGCAGTGCCGGGAGTCAGCAGAGTGAAGGTGAGGGCCCCTACCTCCaagcccagccccctcccccacagcctGGCTCTGCCCTGCGTGCCCGCCCCCTGCCCTGCGCTCCCATCTGCTCTGTGCTCGGGCCCTGGGTGGCTTCTTCTGAAAGGGGTGAGTGGTCAGAGGCTGGGGAGAAGAGCCTAGAGTCTTCAGGGGTTGTGTGGGTGTGTTGGTGGTCCAGATgtggcagaggcagagagagatggtGTGGGAATGGGGGCATGGGATGTGATGGCCCAGGGTGGGGGAGCAGCAGAGGGGCCCTGAGACCCTCCCCCCAGCACCTGCAGCACAGCAGGGAGCAGAGGTGACAGTTCCGCAGATAGCCGCAGCCCGCTGCTGGGACGTGAAGGACAGCTGAGCAGGGGGGTTGGGGTGTCACAGAGGAGCACCTGTTGGGACACTGTCCTGAGGCTGAGTGGGGGGGACAGCAAGGCCCATGGGCACATGCCCCGAAAAGCATCAGGGGAGAGGTCTGGTGGGTGACTCGGTGGAACCAGAAGGGGACGGGGAGAGAGGACAGTGGATCAGGGGCAGCAGTGTCCAAGGGGAAGCATGTTGGGTGCTGAGGTCAGTGGGCACATGCCCCCAGCGTCTGGGGAAAGGTCTGGTGGGTGGCTTGATGGACccgggaggggatggggagagagaacaGTGGAGCAGGGGCAGCAATGTCCAAGGGAAGCGTGTTGGGTGCCAGTGGACCTTGCACAGGCCCAGCTGGTGGTGTGGGTGCCTGGCCGCTGGTGTGTAACTCCTCTATCCCTTGCTTTGTGCTGAGCAAGCCTTAGACTGAAGGACTAGCGGAGCGGACCCTCGGGGCCGGTAAGCCAGGGTCCTGCTCGGCGTCCCCCTCCGCACATCCCCAGCCAGTGGGCGTCTTCAGGTTCCCAACATGTCCTGAGTGCCCAGGAGGGGCTGAGCTGAGTAGCCGGCCAGGGCTCTGGGGGCAGATGAAAGGCGGGTCTTGGGTGGGGAGCCCATGATGGCTGGCAGTGCCCCGGGCACACGGCCTCCTCTGGGCCTCCGTTTCCCAGCTGCAAGACCAGGCCCTCGGTCCAGGCACTGGTGTGAGGAGTGGGGATCGAGCTGGCCCTGGAGCATCCCTGCCTGTCTGCTACTGCCCCGCCCCTGCCCTACCCCGCATCTCTTCTCCTCTGCCTGCTGCAGCTGCTCCCACTTCCCTGGGCTGGGCCAGTCTGGCCCTCATGTCTGCATGGCTGCCCACCCCTACCTGCACCCGCTCAGTACCATTGGTGCTGCCCCTGGCAGTCCCGGCCATGGCCTTCTGTCTTGGAAGAGGGAAGGCCTAGTACTGACCATACCCTTCCTCTCCCCTGTTTTTGACCTCAGGAAGCAAAAGCAGTGGGTCCACCCGGAGTGCTGGCGGGAGCAGCCGTCGGGCCCTGGGCCGTGAGAAGGAGAGCCGGTCGGCTGGAGCTGGGGGCAGTGGCAGCGAGTCAGACCACACAGCACCAAGCGGGGCGGGTGGCAGTGGCTGGCGGGAGCGTCCGCCTAGCCAGCTCAGCCGTGGCAGCAGCCCACGCAGCCAGGCCTCAGCTGCTGCCCCAGGGCTCCCCCCACTGTACCCCCTGACAAAGGCCTACTCGGTGGTGGGTGGGCCACCTGGGGGGCCACCTGTCCGGGAGCTGGCCGCTGTCCCGCCAGAGCTGACGGGCAGCCGCCAGTCCTTCCAGAAGGCCATGGGGAACCCTTGTGAGTTCTTCGTGGATATCATGTGACCGAGGCGAGAGTGCCTTCAGCCCAGCCCTGCTctggggaggcccagggtcctGCTCTTGCAGGAGGGCCCTGCTCCTAGAGCTTGTGTGGGCTTGCCTTAGCAGCCATCGCAGGTCAGACCTGTGCTTGCTGCCATGGGGTCTGGGCCTGTACAGAGTGGCAGcaggctggaggggaggggctgagggCAGCCCAGACCACCGTGATCTGGATGGCGGCTCATCCACCCCTGGCTGGAGCTGTCAGTGCAGACCCTGGGCAGGAGGGGCATCTCCCTGTGTTCGGGCAGGTCTGACCCACCCCTCTTGGCGTATGCCTCAGGGACCCCAGCTTGCCCACAGAGCTGCGCACGGGGCCTCAAACTGAGCTGAGGTGGCCACTAGGCCTGGGCCCCACCGGGTTCACAGGCCCCACCCATCTTGCCTAGGCCAGGATTGGGGGGGTCCTCTTGGGGTTAGAATCATAGCCCCAAGGTCCCTCTGTGGCTGCCCAAGGTAGggatctaatttatttatttattgtctggcCTGTGTGCTCTGTGGGGTGGCAGCCAAGACAGCTGTCCCCTACCGCAGCCACCGGAACAGTTTCGTGTGTCCCCCCTGCAGGGACACAGGTCGTGTCTGGAGGTGTGCGGGAGGACAGTGAGGGGGAGGCGGCAGGATGGGGGACCCTTAAGAGTGAGGGCCACAGGCGCGCAcagctgctgcaggggcagggttTAGAGCAGAGGGCGTGGCCAGCTCAGCCTTCCTCGCGATCTTCGGGTGGCCTCCAACCCACCcacgcacgcacacatgcacgtCGCTTCCGTCCGGCATCTCTGGCCTGCACATGTCTGCACTGTAGATACTATATCCAGTTGGGAGCGTCGTCCAGATAGTTAATAGAGCTGCTTCTGTGTAAATGCTATTTTAAACACTAAAAAGCGTTTAATTTTATGGGAATGATGTGTGACCTGTGTCTCTTCCCCAATTTAGGAGGTTGGGCTGCAGGGGCTGGGTCAACTTCCCCAGGGTCCAGCTGAGAACTGACCCAGGACTGGCTTGGTGCTGTCCTCTGGGTGCCAGCTCACCAAGGCC
The sequence above is drawn from the Dama dama isolate Ldn47 chromosome 14, ASM3311817v1, whole genome shotgun sequence genome and encodes:
- the DVL1 gene encoding segment polarity protein dishevelled homolog DVL-1 isoform X1 encodes the protein MAETKIIYHMDEEETPYLVKLPVAPERVTLADFKNVLSNRPVHAYKFFFKSMDQDFGVVKEEISDDNAKLPCFNGRVVSWLVLAEGAHSDAGSQGTDGHTDLPPPLERTGGIGDSRPPSFHPNVAGSRDGMDNETGTESLVSHRRERARRRNREEAARTNGHPRGDRRRELGLPPDSASTVLSSELESSSFIDSDEDDNTSRLSSSTEQSTSSRLIRKHKRRRRKQRLRQTDRASSFSSITDSTMSLNIITVTLNMERHHFLGISIVGQSNDRGDGGIYIGSIMKGGAVAADGRIEPGDMLLQVNDVNFENMSNDDAVRVLREIVSQTGPISLTVAKCWDPTPRSYFTIPRADPVRPIDPAAWLSHTAALTGALPRYGTSPCSSAVTRTSSSSLTSSVPGAPQLEEAPLTVKSDMGAVVRVMQLPDSGLEIRDRMWLKITIANAVIGADVVDWLYAHLEGFRERREARKYASSMLKRGFLRHTVNKVTFSEQCYYVFGDLCSNLAALNLNSGSSGASDQDTLAPLPHPAAPWPLGQGYPYQYPGPPPCFPPAYQDPGFGYGSGSAGSQQSEGSKSSGSTRSAGGSSRRALGREKESRSAGAGGSGSESDHTAPSGAGGSGWRERPPSQLSRGSSPRSQASAAAPGLPPLYPLTKAYSVVGGPPGGPPVRELAAVPPELTGSRQSFQKAMGNPCEFFVDIM
- the DVL1 gene encoding segment polarity protein dishevelled homolog DVL-1 isoform X3; the encoded protein is MAETKIIYHMDEEETPYLVKLPVAPERVTLADFKNVLSNRPVHAYKFFFKSMDQDFGVVKEEISDDNAKLPCFNGRVVSWLVLAEGAHSDAGSQGTDGHTDLPPPLERTGGIGDSRPPSFHRDGMDNETGTESLVSHRRERARRRNREEAARTNGHPRGDRRRELGLPPDSASTVLSSELESSSFIDSDEDDNTSRLSSSTEQSTSSRLIRKHKRRRRKQRLRQTDRASSFSSITDSTMSLNIITVTLNMERHHFLGISIVGQSNDRGDGGIYIGSIMKGGAVAADGRIEPGDMLLQVNDVNFENMSNDDAVRVLREIVSQTGPISLTVAKCWDPTPRSYFTIPRADPVRPIDPAAWLSHTAALTGALPRYGTSPCSSAVTRTSSSSLTSSVPGAPQLEEAPLTVKSDMGAVVRVMQLPDSGLEIRDRMWLKITIANAVIGADVVDWLYAHLEGFRERREARKYASSMLKRGFLRHTVNKVTFSEQCYYVFGDLCSNLAALNLNSGSSGASDQDTLAPLPHPAAPWPLGQGYPYQYPGPPPCFPPAYQDPGFGYGSGSAGSQQSEGSKSSGSTRSAGGSSRRALGREKESRSAGAGGSGSESDHTAPSGAGGSGWRERPPSQLSRGSSPRSQASAAAPGLPPLYPLTKAYSVVGGPPGGPPVRELAAVPPELTGSRQSFQKAMGNPCEFFVDIM
- the DVL1 gene encoding segment polarity protein dishevelled homolog DVL-1 isoform X2; this encodes MAETKIIYHMDEEETPYLVKLPVAPERVTLADFKNVLSNRPVHAYKFFFKSMDQDFGVVKEEISDDNAKLPCFNGRVVSWLVLAEGAHSDAGSQGTDGHTDLPPPLERTGGIGDSRPPSFHPNVAGSRDGMDNETGTESLVSHRRERARRRNREEARTNGHPRGDRRRELGLPPDSASTVLSSELESSSFIDSDEDDNTSRLSSSTEQSTSSRLIRKHKRRRRKQRLRQTDRASSFSSITDSTMSLNIITVTLNMERHHFLGISIVGQSNDRGDGGIYIGSIMKGGAVAADGRIEPGDMLLQVNDVNFENMSNDDAVRVLREIVSQTGPISLTVAKCWDPTPRSYFTIPRADPVRPIDPAAWLSHTAALTGALPRYGTSPCSSAVTRTSSSSLTSSVPGAPQLEEAPLTVKSDMGAVVRVMQLPDSGLEIRDRMWLKITIANAVIGADVVDWLYAHLEGFRERREARKYASSMLKRGFLRHTVNKVTFSEQCYYVFGDLCSNLAALNLNSGSSGASDQDTLAPLPHPAAPWPLGQGYPYQYPGPPPCFPPAYQDPGFGYGSGSAGSQQSEGSKSSGSTRSAGGSSRRALGREKESRSAGAGGSGSESDHTAPSGAGGSGWRERPPSQLSRGSSPRSQASAAAPGLPPLYPLTKAYSVVGGPPGGPPVRELAAVPPELTGSRQSFQKAMGNPCEFFVDIM
- the DVL1 gene encoding segment polarity protein dishevelled homolog DVL-1 isoform X4, giving the protein MAETKIIYHMDEEETPYLVKLPVAPERVTLADFKNVLSNRPVHAYKFFFKSMDQDFGVVKEEISDDNAKLPCFNGRVVSWLVLAEGAHSDAGSQGTDGHTDLPPPLERTGGIGDSRPPSFHPNVAGSRDGMDNETGTESLVSHRRERARRRNREEAARTNGHPRGDRRRELGLPPDSASTVLSSELESSSFIDSDEDDNTSRLSSSTEQSTSSRLIRKHKRRRRKQRLRQTDRASSFSSITDSTMSLNIITVTLNMERHHFLGISIVGQSNDRGDGGIYIGSIMKGGAVAADGRIEPGDMLLQVNDVNFENMSNDDAVRVLREIVSQTGPISLTVAKCWDPTPRSYFTIPRADPVRPIDPAAWLSHTAALTGALPRYELEEAPLTVKSDMGAVVRVMQLPDSGLEIRDRMWLKITIANAVIGADVVDWLYAHLEGFRERREARKYASSMLKRGFLRHTVNKVTFSEQCYYVFGDLCSNLAALNLNSGSSGASDQDTLAPLPHPAAPWPLGQGYPYQYPGPPPCFPPAYQDPGFGYGSGSAGSQQSEGSKSSGSTRSAGGSSRRALGREKESRSAGAGGSGSESDHTAPSGAGGSGWRERPPSQLSRGSSPRSQASAAAPGLPPLYPLTKAYSVVGGPPGGPPVRELAAVPPELTGSRQSFQKAMGNPCEFFVDIM